A single window of Methylomarinum sp. Ch1-1 DNA harbors:
- the guaB gene encoding IMP dehydrogenase, whose protein sequence is MQVIQEALTFDDVLLVPAHSTVLPREVEMKTQLTRNISLNIPLVSAAMDTVTEARLAIAIAQEGGIGIIHKNMSAEQQAREVSRVKKYESGVIKDPITVPPSVTVREVMELTRSKSISGVPVVDGEELVGIVTSRDLRFETRLDESVTSVMTPKEKLITVNESDDRKQAIALLHKHRIEKILVVNDDFHLRGMITVKDIQKAKDYPQACKDEQERLRVGAAVGTGQGTEERVDALVKAGVDVIVVDTAHGHSQGVLDRVRWVKSNYPDVQVIGGNIATAAAAKALVEAGADGVKVGIGPGSICTTRIIAGVGVPQITAVSNVADALKGTGVPLIADGGVRYSGDVAKALAAGAHAVMLGSLFAGTEEAPGDVELYQGRSYKSYRGMGSLGAMSQQQGSSDRYFQEDADSVEKLVPEGIEGRVPYKGSMLAIIHQLLGGIRASMGYTGSQNIGIMHEKAQFVRVTGAGMRESHVHDVTITKEAPNYRLS, encoded by the coding sequence ATGCAAGTTATTCAGGAAGCGCTCACGTTTGATGATGTTTTATTAGTGCCTGCGCATTCGACCGTATTGCCGCGTGAAGTTGAAATGAAAACCCAGTTAACCCGGAATATCAGTCTGAATATTCCGCTTGTTTCAGCCGCGATGGATACAGTGACGGAGGCGCGCTTGGCAATTGCCATTGCACAGGAAGGCGGCATCGGCATTATTCATAAGAATATGTCGGCCGAACAGCAGGCGAGGGAAGTTAGCAGGGTCAAGAAGTACGAGAGCGGTGTGATCAAGGACCCGATTACCGTGCCGCCTAGTGTGACTGTGCGTGAAGTGATGGAGTTGACTCGTTCCAAGAGTATTTCCGGCGTGCCGGTGGTCGACGGCGAAGAGCTGGTCGGCATCGTGACCAGCCGCGATTTGCGTTTTGAGACCCGGCTCGATGAATCGGTGACTTCGGTGATGACGCCTAAGGAAAAACTGATTACCGTCAATGAGTCGGATGATCGCAAGCAGGCCATCGCCTTATTGCATAAGCATCGGATCGAAAAGATTCTGGTGGTCAATGATGATTTTCATCTGCGCGGCATGATTACCGTGAAGGATATCCAGAAAGCCAAGGATTATCCACAGGCCTGTAAGGATGAGCAAGAGCGCTTGAGAGTCGGCGCTGCAGTCGGCACCGGTCAAGGCACCGAAGAACGCGTCGACGCCTTGGTCAAAGCCGGCGTCGACGTCATCGTCGTGGATACCGCTCATGGTCATTCTCAGGGCGTATTGGACAGGGTGCGCTGGGTCAAAAGCAACTATCCCGACGTACAGGTGATCGGCGGCAACATCGCAACCGCGGCGGCGGCGAAAGCGCTGGTCGAAGCGGGCGCCGATGGCGTTAAGGTCGGTATCGGTCCGGGCTCCATTTGTACGACCCGGATCATCGCCGGCGTCGGGGTGCCGCAGATTACCGCCGTCAGCAATGTCGCCGACGCCTTGAAAGGCACCGGCGTGCCGTTGATCGCCGATGGCGGGGTTCGTTATTCCGGGGATGTGGCGAAGGCGCTGGCCGCCGGCGCCCATGCCGTGATGTTGGGCAGTCTGTTCGCCGGCACCGAAGAGGCGCCCGGCGATGTCGAATTGTACCAAGGCCGGTCCTATAAATCTTATCGAGGCATGGGGTCGCTGGGTGCGATGTCACAGCAGCAAGGCTCCAGCGATCGCTATTTTCAGGAAGATGCGGACAGCGTCGAAAAGCTGGTGCCGGAAGGCATCGAGGGTCGGGTGCCTTATAAAGGCAGCATGTTGGCGATCATTCATCAATTATTGGGCGGCATCCGCGCCAGCATGGGCTACACCGGCAGTCAGAATATCGGCATCATGCATGAGAAGGCCCAGTTTGTTCGCGTGACCGGCGCCGGCATGCGGGAGAGCCATGTCCATGATGTGACGATTACCAAAGAAGCGCCCAATTACCGGCTGTCCTAA
- the guaA gene encoding glutamine-hydrolyzing GMP synthase: MDQQQSTNIHSHKILILDFGSQYTQLIARRIREIGVYCEIYSCECSDDEIRQFAPNGIILSGGPETVTRGETPRAPKIVFEQGIPVLGICYGMQTMTEQMGGKVEASAHREFGYAQIRARGHSRLLSDIEDHTSAEGYGLLDVWMSHGDRVVELPEGFMLIASSDGAPIAGIANEDKAFYGLQFHPEVTHTKQGGRILKRFVIEVCGCEALWTSSNIIEESVQAVREQVGSDQVVLGLSGGVDSSVVAALLHKAIGDQLTCVFVDTGLLRLHEGDQVMATFAEHMGVRVIRIDAEQRYLEALAGVTDPEAKRKIIGNLFVEIFDEEAGKLTDAKWLAQGTIYPDVIESAGSKSGKAHLIKSHHNVGGLPENMTLKLVEPLRELFKDEVRKLGLELGLPADMIHRHPFPGPGLGVRILGEVKKDYADLLRQADAIFIEELYRHDLYDKVSQAFAVFLPVKSVGVMGDGRRYDYVVAIRAVETIDFMTARWAHLPYDFLDLISRRIINEVDGISRVTYDISGKPPATIEWE; encoded by the coding sequence GTGGATCAGCAGCAATCAACCAATATTCATTCGCACAAAATTCTCATTCTGGACTTCGGTTCTCAATATACTCAGCTGATTGCCCGCAGAATCCGGGAAATCGGCGTTTATTGCGAGATTTACTCTTGTGAATGCAGCGATGATGAAATCCGGCAGTTTGCGCCCAACGGCATTATTTTGTCCGGCGGTCCGGAGACGGTGACCCGTGGCGAAACGCCGCGTGCGCCGAAGATTGTGTTTGAGCAGGGAATACCGGTTCTGGGCATTTGTTACGGCATGCAGACGATGACCGAGCAAATGGGCGGCAAAGTGGAGGCCTCCGCTCATCGCGAGTTCGGCTATGCGCAGATTCGCGCCAGAGGCCATTCGCGATTGTTGAGCGACATCGAAGATCATACCTCGGCGGAAGGCTATGGTTTGCTCGATGTGTGGATGAGTCACGGCGATCGCGTGGTCGAATTGCCCGAAGGCTTCATGCTGATCGCCAGTTCCGACGGTGCGCCGATCGCTGGCATCGCCAACGAGGACAAGGCGTTTTACGGCCTCCAGTTTCATCCCGAAGTCACTCATACCAAACAGGGCGGCCGCATTCTGAAGCGCTTTGTCATCGAGGTATGTGGTTGCGAGGCCTTATGGACTTCCAGCAACATTATCGAAGAGAGCGTGCAAGCGGTACGCGAACAGGTCGGCAGCGATCAGGTCGTGTTGGGCTTGTCCGGCGGCGTCGACTCGTCGGTGGTTGCGGCCTTGTTGCATAAGGCGATAGGCGACCAGTTGACCTGCGTGTTTGTCGATACCGGCTTGTTGCGCTTGCATGAAGGCGACCAGGTGATGGCGACCTTTGCCGAACACATGGGCGTCAGGGTGATACGAATCGATGCCGAGCAACGTTATCTGGAGGCGCTGGCCGGCGTGACCGATCCGGAAGCCAAGCGTAAGATTATCGGCAATCTGTTTGTCGAAATTTTCGATGAAGAAGCGGGTAAGTTGACCGATGCCAAATGGCTGGCGCAGGGAACCATTTATCCGGATGTGATCGAGTCGGCTGGCTCGAAAAGCGGCAAGGCGCATCTGATCAAGTCGCATCACAATGTCGGCGGTTTGCCGGAAAACATGACGCTGAAATTGGTCGAGCCGCTGCGCGAATTGTTCAAGGACGAAGTGAGAAAGCTGGGCTTGGAATTGGGCTTGCCGGCCGACATGATTCACCGGCATCCTTTTCCGGGCCCCGGATTGGGCGTGCGGATTCTCGGCGAAGTGAAAAAAGACTATGCCGACCTGCTGCGCCAGGCCGATGCAATTTTTATCGAAGAGCTCTATCGTCATGATCTGTACGACAAGGTCAGTCAGGCCTTTGCGGTTTTTTTGCCGGTCAAGTCTGTAGGCGTGATGGGCGATGGCAGGCGCTATGATTATGTCGTCGCGATACGTGCGGTCGAAACGATAGATTTCATGACGGCGCGCTGGGCCCATCTGCCCTACGATTTCCTCGACCTGATTTCGCGGCGAATCATTAATGAGGTCGATGGCATTTCCCGAGTCACTTACGATATTTCCGGCAAGCCGCCGGCAACGATTGAGTGGGAGTGA
- the mltF gene encoding membrane-bound lytic murein transglycosylase MltF, producing MPTLVKTLISGICLSLLISCDNNSKTHLGFSRLEQIKHEGALHVLTRQDPTTYYEGPDGRTGLEYDLIMLFGRYLGVEVHFIIPNTFEEILYKISHGEADIAAAGLTVTKQRKQIMRFAPPYQTITEQVIYRSGTRRPKRIRDLNRGIIEVVKGTSHEATLKSLQKIHPQLEWNVNSELDSDGLLYLVNQGLIDYTIADSQQAAIVRSFYPKLNVAFDITEPRQLAWALSPSNDDSLYDKVLAFFQQIKQDNTLQALLEKHYGHANNLNYVGNCKFRQHIKKRLPAYRQYFKAAGEKHNIDWRLLAAIGYQESHWKEKATSPTGVQGLMMLTRGTARQLGIKNRTDPRQSINGGARYFKQRLKKIPERIPEPDRTWFALASYNVGFGHLEDARIITQERGGNPDKWMDVKQSLPLLSKKKWYKKTKHGYARGREPVRYVENIRSYYDLLVWLSEEDPIHKSTMPRKNHEKTVNHNALSIDSPAL from the coding sequence TTGCCCACCCTTGTTAAAACACTTATCAGCGGTATTTGCCTATCCCTGCTGATATCCTGTGATAACAACTCAAAAACTCATCTGGGCTTTTCCAGGCTGGAACAAATTAAACATGAAGGCGCCCTCCATGTCCTGACCCGGCAAGACCCCACCACCTATTACGAGGGACCCGACGGCCGCACAGGACTCGAATACGACCTGATCATGCTGTTTGGCCGCTATCTGGGCGTCGAGGTGCATTTTATTATTCCGAACACCTTCGAAGAAATCCTGTACAAAATTTCCCACGGCGAGGCCGATATCGCCGCAGCCGGACTGACCGTGACGAAACAGCGTAAGCAAATCATGCGCTTCGCCCCGCCTTACCAGACCATTACCGAACAAGTCATATACCGCTCGGGCACACGCAGACCCAAGCGCATCCGCGACTTAAACCGCGGCATCATCGAAGTCGTCAAAGGCACCAGTCACGAGGCCACGCTGAAATCTTTGCAGAAGATTCACCCACAACTGGAATGGAATGTTAACAGCGAACTGGATAGCGACGGTTTACTATATCTGGTCAACCAGGGATTGATAGACTACACCATCGCCGACTCACAACAGGCCGCCATCGTCCGCAGCTTCTACCCCAAACTGAACGTCGCCTTCGATATTACCGAGCCCAGACAACTGGCATGGGCTCTGAGCCCTTCCAACGACGACAGCCTATACGATAAAGTCCTGGCTTTTTTCCAGCAAATCAAACAGGACAACACTCTGCAGGCCTTACTGGAAAAACATTACGGCCACGCCAATAACCTGAACTATGTCGGCAACTGCAAATTCCGGCAGCACATCAAAAAACGCTTGCCCGCTTATAGACAATATTTCAAGGCGGCCGGAGAAAAGCACAATATCGACTGGCGCCTGCTGGCCGCGATCGGCTACCAGGAATCCCATTGGAAAGAAAAAGCCACATCGCCAACCGGGGTCCAGGGCTTGATGATGTTAACCAGAGGAACGGCCCGGCAATTGGGCATCAAGAATCGGACAGATCCGAGACAAAGCATTAACGGCGGAGCGCGCTATTTCAAACAACGACTGAAGAAAATACCTGAACGCATACCGGAACCGGACCGCACTTGGTTTGCGCTGGCCTCGTACAACGTCGGCTTTGGCCATCTGGAAGACGCCAGAATCATCACCCAGGAGCGCGGCGGCAATCCGGACAAATGGATGGACGTCAAGCAAAGCCTGCCGTTGTTGAGCAAAAAAAAATGGTACAAAAAAACCAAACATGGTTATGCCAGAGGACGGGAACCGGTGCGCTATGTTGAAAATATTCGTAGTTACTACGATTTACTGGTCTGGCTAAGCGAAGAAGACCCGATTCACAAAAGCACGATGCCGAGAAAAAACCACGAAAAAACAGTCAACCATAATGCCTTGAGCATCGACAGTCCGGCGCTGTGA
- a CDS encoding YcgL domain-containing protein: MQCYIYKSLVKDELYLYLNKKDDFSDIPEALFKSFGRLQFVMELELTADRKLAREDVNKVMTSLSNKGFFVQMPPTVLPDALAVQNSKLH; this comes from the coding sequence ATGCAATGCTATATCTATAAAAGCCTGGTAAAAGACGAACTCTATCTTTATCTGAACAAAAAGGACGACTTTTCCGACATTCCGGAAGCCCTTTTTAAAAGCTTCGGACGCCTGCAGTTTGTCATGGAATTGGAATTAACGGCCGACCGCAAACTGGCCCGGGAAGATGTCAACAAAGTCATGACCAGCCTCTCCAACAAGGGTTTTTTTGTGCAGATGCCGCCGACCGTTCTGCCCGATGCGCTTGCCGTCCAGAACAGCAAGTTGCATTAA
- the tadA gene encoding tRNA adenosine(34) deaminase TadA yields the protein MGVIAGDEAWMRHAIRLAQRAESQGEVPVGALLVANDVCIAEGWNEPIARHDPTAHAEIIALRKAGQVVENYRLIDTTLYVTLEPCVMCMGAIAHARVKRLVFGAFDPKRGAVCHALTLADADFLNHRVDWRGGVLERQCAELLTDFFAARRQKPARAAIV from the coding sequence GTGGGAGTGATTGCCGGCGATGAGGCCTGGATGCGCCATGCGATACGCCTGGCGCAGCGGGCCGAGTCTCAGGGGGAGGTGCCGGTCGGCGCGTTATTGGTCGCGAACGATGTCTGCATCGCCGAAGGCTGGAATGAACCGATCGCCCGTCATGATCCCACCGCGCATGCCGAAATCATCGCTTTACGCAAAGCCGGCCAAGTGGTCGAAAATTATCGTCTGATCGATACCACGCTCTATGTCACGCTGGAGCCTTGTGTGATGTGTATGGGGGCGATTGCCCATGCCCGGGTCAAAAGACTGGTGTTTGGCGCCTTCGATCCAAAACGCGGCGCGGTCTGCCATGCCTTGACTCTGGCTGATGCGGATTTTTTAAATCATCGCGTCGATTGGCGAGGCGGAGTATTGGAAAGGCAATGCGCGGAATTGCTGACCGATTTCTTTGCCGCCCGCCGGCAGAAGCCTGCGAGGGCGGCGATCGTTTGA
- a CDS encoding GlcG/HbpS family heme-binding protein, translated as MKKTSLALTVTLALGAGNAFADCNAIADAATNAGDNLHAKLSSAIAGTPSAAGLKFNMWATIVDNNGIVCAVANTGEAPNAQWLGSRVISAQKANTANLFSLTQGLALSTANLWAATQPGGSLFGLQFSNPVNTDAAYGPAASVADYGSSSDPMVDQLIGGVNVFGGGLALYDSDGNQLGAIGMSGDTSCADHIKAWIARDALGLDHVPAGVANGTDNIIFDIQSNSDLTNKGGKTVLNQDNLAELTSASGFGHPTCGFGEETIAVDLPNSYPIGD; from the coding sequence ATGAAAAAAACATCACTGGCTTTAACAGTAACTTTAGCCCTGGGCGCCGGCAACGCCTTCGCAGATTGCAACGCAATTGCTGACGCCGCAACTAATGCTGGGGATAATCTCCATGCAAAATTATCAAGTGCGATTGCCGGCACCCCAAGCGCGGCCGGTCTGAAATTCAACATGTGGGCAACTATCGTCGATAACAACGGCATCGTTTGCGCGGTAGCGAACACAGGCGAAGCGCCTAACGCCCAATGGCTCGGCAGCCGTGTCATTTCGGCGCAAAAAGCCAATACCGCCAACCTGTTCAGTCTAACCCAAGGCCTGGCGCTGTCCACCGCCAACCTATGGGCCGCGACCCAGCCAGGCGGCAGCCTGTTCGGCTTGCAATTCAGCAACCCGGTCAATACCGACGCCGCCTACGGCCCAGCGGCATCGGTCGCTGACTATGGTAGCTCAAGCGATCCCATGGTCGATCAATTGATAGGCGGAGTCAATGTTTTCGGCGGCGGACTCGCTTTATATGATTCAGATGGCAACCAACTCGGCGCGATCGGCATGAGCGGCGACACCTCCTGCGCTGATCATATCAAGGCTTGGATAGCCCGCGACGCCTTGGGTTTGGATCATGTCCCTGCCGGTGTAGCCAACGGCACCGACAATATTATTTTCGACATCCAGTCAAATTCCGACCTGACCAACAAGGGGGGCAAAACGGTCTTGAACCAGGACAATCTGGCGGAACTCACTAGCGCCAGCGGTTTTGGCCATCCCACCTGCGGCTTTGGCGAAGAAACGATTGCGGTAGATCTTCCAAACAGCTACCCTATCGGCGACTGA
- a CDS encoding DUF4242 domain-containing protein has product MPKYIIEREIPGAGQLGDEQLQQISQKSCCILKEMGPQIQWLESFVTDDKVYCIYIAPDEQTIRQHAERGEFPANSIAKIKTIIDPTTGE; this is encoded by the coding sequence ATGCCTAAATACATCATCGAGAGAGAAATCCCCGGAGCCGGCCAACTCGGCGACGAACAATTGCAGCAAATTTCCCAGAAATCCTGCTGCATCCTGAAGGAAATGGGACCCCAAATACAATGGCTGGAAAGCTTTGTCACCGATGACAAGGTTTACTGCATCTATATCGCCCCGGACGAACAAACAATACGACAACATGCCGAGCGCGGGGAATTTCCCGCCAATTCCATTGCCAAAATAAAAACGATCATCGACCCGACCACCGGCGAATAA
- the pgi gene encoding glucose-6-phosphate isomerase has product MSKLTNSIEWNAVKQHYQSIATNYSMLEAFNTDKERFHKFSRVFNDILFDFSKNLIDDQTLPLLIGLAEQANLKQKTADMFNGAIINKTEKRAVLHTALRNRHNTPVYVNGKDVMPQINGELKKMRAFSEKVRSGEWKGHTGKAMTDIVNIGIGGSDLGPKMVTKALAPYSRPDLRIHFVSNVDQADIVNTLEKLDPETTLFLVASKVFNTQETMTNATSARNWFLEQIKDETAVKKHFVAISTHRDNVVNFGIDPENMFQFWDWVGGRYSLWSAVGLSIALYVGMDNFEQLLEGAHEADQHFRNTPFSDNIPVIMALLGIWYNNFFEADSHAILPYDQSLSSFSDYFQQGDMESNGKSIDRDGAKVDYSTGPIIWGQPGTNGQHAFYQLMHQGTKLIPCDFLAPAQSHYHLPEHHDILISNFLAQPEALMRGKSEAEVRKDLSAEENKDDTLVASKIFPGNKPSNSFLFKKLTPRTLGTLIAFYEHKIFVQGVIWNINSFDQMGVELGKILAKAILPELKANDEINSHDSSTSALINYYKKIR; this is encoded by the coding sequence ATGTCCAAATTAACAAACTCTATTGAATGGAACGCTGTTAAGCAACATTATCAAAGTATCGCAACAAATTATTCCATGCTAGAGGCTTTTAATACAGACAAAGAGCGCTTCCATAAATTTTCACGAGTTTTTAACGACATACTGTTCGATTTCAGCAAAAACCTGATCGATGATCAAACCCTGCCGCTGTTGATCGGCCTGGCCGAGCAAGCCAATCTGAAACAGAAGACAGCAGACATGTTTAACGGCGCCATCATTAATAAAACCGAAAAAAGAGCCGTACTACACACCGCACTGAGAAACCGCCACAACACGCCCGTTTATGTCAATGGCAAGGATGTCATGCCGCAAATCAACGGCGAATTAAAGAAAATGCGAGCTTTTTCGGAAAAAGTCCGCTCCGGCGAATGGAAAGGCCATACCGGCAAAGCGATGACGGACATCGTCAACATCGGCATCGGGGGGTCGGATTTAGGCCCCAAAATGGTCACCAAGGCCTTAGCCCCTTATTCCCGCCCAGACTTGAGAATTCATTTTGTTTCCAATGTCGACCAGGCCGACATCGTCAATACGCTGGAAAAACTCGACCCTGAAACGACCCTATTCCTGGTGGCCTCAAAAGTCTTCAATACTCAGGAAACGATGACCAATGCCACATCGGCGCGCAACTGGTTCCTGGAACAAATCAAAGATGAAACGGCAGTAAAAAAACATTTTGTCGCCATTTCCACGCACCGGGACAATGTCGTCAATTTCGGTATCGACCCGGAAAACATGTTTCAGTTTTGGGACTGGGTTGGAGGGCGCTACTCCCTCTGGTCGGCCGTTGGCCTTTCCATCGCCCTCTATGTCGGCATGGATAATTTCGAGCAACTGCTGGAAGGCGCCCATGAGGCAGATCAACATTTCCGCAATACGCCCTTCAGCGACAACATCCCTGTCATTATGGCCTTATTGGGCATCTGGTATAACAACTTCTTTGAAGCGGATTCTCACGCCATCCTGCCATACGACCAGTCGCTCTCCTCTTTTAGCGATTATTTCCAGCAGGGCGACATGGAAAGCAACGGCAAATCAATCGACCGGGACGGCGCAAAGGTCGATTACAGCACCGGCCCCATCATTTGGGGACAGCCCGGTACCAACGGCCAACACGCTTTCTACCAATTGATGCACCAGGGCACCAAGCTGATCCCCTGCGATTTTCTCGCTCCTGCGCAAAGCCATTATCACCTTCCCGAACATCACGACATCCTGATTTCAAACTTTCTGGCGCAGCCGGAAGCTTTGATGAGAGGCAAATCCGAAGCGGAAGTGCGCAAAGACCTGAGCGCGGAAGAAAACAAAGACGACACCCTGGTCGCCTCCAAAATCTTTCCCGGCAACAAACCGTCCAATTCCTTTCTGTTTAAAAAACTAACGCCGAGAACGTTAGGCACGTTGATCGCTTTTTATGAACATAAAATTTTCGTTCAAGGTGTGATCTGGAACATAAATTCATTTGACCAGATGGGCGTAGAATTAGGCAAAATTCTCGCCAAAGCGATACTGCCTGAACTTAAAGCGAATGATGAAATCAATAGTCATGACAGTTCAACCAGCGCACTAATCAATTACTACAAGAAAATACGGTGA
- the dcd gene encoding dCTP deaminase yields the protein MSIKSDKWIRRMAEQQGMIEPFEAGQVRESEQGRIISYGTSSYGYDVRCSDEFKIFTNINSAIVDPKDFAEDSFVDVQSDVCIIPPNSFALARTVEYFRIPRDVLTVCLGKSTYARCGIIVNVTPLEPEWEGHVTLEFSNTTPLPAKIYANEGVAQMLFFGGDEVCETSYKDRGGKYQGQKGVTLPKA from the coding sequence ATGAGCATTAAGTCAGATAAATGGATACGCCGGATGGCGGAGCAGCAGGGGATGATCGAGCCGTTTGAAGCCGGGCAGGTAAGAGAGTCCGAGCAGGGAAGGATTATTTCCTACGGCACCTCCAGTTATGGTTATGATGTTCGATGTTCTGATGAATTCAAGATTTTTACCAATATCAATTCGGCGATCGTCGACCCCAAGGATTTTGCCGAGGACAGCTTCGTCGATGTGCAGTCCGATGTCTGCATCATCCCGCCCAATTCCTTCGCGTTGGCGCGGACCGTCGAATATTTCCGTATACCGCGTGATGTATTGACGGTTTGTTTGGGCAAGTCGACTTATGCGCGTTGCGGTATCATCGTCAATGTCACGCCGCTGGAGCCGGAGTGGGAAGGGCATGTGACGCTGGAGTTTTCAAACACCACGCCGTTGCCGGCGAAAATATACGCCAACGAGGGCGTTGCGCAAATGCTGTTCTTCGGCGGCGATGAGGTGTGCGAAACTTCTTATAAGGATCGCGGCGGTAAATACCAAGGCCAAAAGGGCGTGACTTTACCCAAGGCGTAA
- a CDS encoding TetR/AcrR family transcriptional regulator has product MSIASSKQIKREKLLDQGVQMLMNQGYHGTGLKKILDTVKIPKGSFYNYFASKEDFAAEAINHYIEPFILRLNSHLHDPQVDGLTALKRYYGELISELEQSGYQGGCLLGNLMGEIGNTSEVCRHALITTIARYSHLQETALARAQRDGSVRTDRSAKSMADLLFNSWQGALLRMKIEQSVEPLQDCIETLLEDYFLEKR; this is encoded by the coding sequence ATGTCAATCGCAAGCAGCAAACAAATTAAACGAGAAAAACTCCTGGACCAAGGCGTGCAAATGCTGATGAACCAGGGTTATCACGGCACCGGATTGAAAAAAATCCTCGATACGGTAAAAATCCCGAAAGGCTCGTTTTACAATTACTTCGCTAGCAAGGAAGACTTCGCCGCCGAAGCGATCAATCATTATATCGAACCCTTCATCCTGCGCTTGAACAGTCATCTGCATGATCCGCAAGTTGATGGCCTGACGGCGCTGAAGCGTTATTATGGCGAACTGATTAGCGAACTGGAGCAATCCGGCTATCAGGGTGGCTGCCTATTGGGCAACCTGATGGGCGAGATCGGCAACACCAGCGAAGTCTGCAGACACGCCTTGATCACGACCATCGCCCGCTATAGCCATCTGCAAGAAACCGCCTTGGCGCGCGCTCAGCGTGACGGCAGCGTGCGCACCGACCGTTCGGCGAAAAGCATGGCGGATTTATTATTTAACAGCTGGCAGGGAGCGCTGTTACGAATGAAAATCGAGCAGTCTGTCGAACCATTACAGGACTGCATCGAAACGTTGCTGGAAGATTATTTTCTTGAAAAACGCTGA
- a CDS encoding CPBP family intramembrane glutamic endopeptidase has product MEDKSLNPQKFFKTACYFEGSLILVALFLGWIADINPFADLHFSENAILYGLLGTLPLFVLFVAMQQLQIESVQRVRKLLLETLGPAMHGYGWADLFVLAAIAGLSEEVLFRGVLQPWMEAGWGMNAGLLFSNIIFGLVHAVTPLYAALATLVGIYLGVFLDYGGERNLLTPVIIHTLYDFLAFLVIMRAYKAGKEEK; this is encoded by the coding sequence ATGGAAGATAAATCGCTTAATCCGCAAAAATTTTTTAAAACGGCCTGTTATTTCGAAGGTTCGTTGATCTTGGTGGCGTTGTTTTTAGGCTGGATTGCCGACATAAACCCCTTCGCCGACCTGCATTTTTCGGAAAACGCCATCTTATATGGTCTGTTGGGCACGTTGCCGTTGTTTGTACTTTTTGTGGCGATGCAGCAGTTACAGATCGAGTCGGTGCAACGGGTTAGAAAATTGTTGCTGGAAACGCTGGGTCCGGCCATGCATGGCTATGGTTGGGCCGACTTGTTCGTATTGGCGGCCATCGCCGGCTTATCGGAGGAGGTCTTGTTTCGCGGCGTATTGCAACCTTGGATGGAGGCTGGCTGGGGCATGAACGCCGGCTTGCTGTTCAGCAACATTATTTTTGGTCTGGTGCATGCGGTCACGCCGTTGTATGCGGCGTTGGCCACCTTGGTCGGCATCTATTTGGGTGTGTTCCTGGATTATGGCGGGGAAAGAAATCTGCTGACGCCGGTGATCATTCATACCTTGTACGATTTTTTGGCTTTTCTGGTCATCATGAGGGCCTATAAGGCCGGTAAGGAGGAGAAATGA